The Mycoplasmopsis equigenitalium genome contains a region encoding:
- a CDS encoding YitT family protein: protein MKETKNNTEQTTENNASEQDVKTPDVDLGSLKLFYSPKADAKQSFWQIIIKHKFNILMIFLAAFIFNFGVVILLSESHTIPNGMMGFPIIADMLLSKVKPHILLPYMGLLYWVINVPFFIIFWKKIKKSFIVFTMLFMVFQSIVNPFLAWKPVNDFLHSVIVIERDWRNVANHSEWPIYIYGILGSILVAIGIGISWKYGGSTGGTDFIVYYFSTKAKKDISIIMRIVSFTLLFIFLNSSYFIQNYYFLPKKGVPYYDANGVVQWYEGGVTYLSSSAITTIIYVFILTTVVDLIYPKYKKVQLQIYTDNPQDIVRYFDYINYWHAYTITEGIGGYTKKTKYIVTTVVLLLEAKHLVRDLKTVSPKLWFSVSPVRNTEGLFNTNKID from the coding sequence ATGAAAGAAACGAAAAATAACACCGAGCAAACAACCGAAAATAACGCATCAGAACAGGATGTAAAAACACCCGATGTTGATTTAGGTTCGCTTAAATTATTTTATAGCCCTAAGGCCGACGCTAAACAATCTTTTTGACAAATTATCATTAAACACAAGTTTAATATTTTAATGATTTTCTTAGCAGCATTTATCTTTAATTTTGGAGTTGTAATTTTGCTTAGTGAATCACACACCATTCCTAACGGGATGATGGGATTCCCAATTATTGCTGATATGTTACTTTCAAAAGTTAAGCCGCATATACTTTTACCTTATATGGGATTGCTTTATTGAGTAATTAATGTTCCGTTTTTTATCATTTTCTGAAAAAAGATTAAAAAATCTTTTATTGTCTTTACCATGTTGTTTATGGTTTTCCAGTCAATTGTCAACCCATTTTTAGCATGAAAACCTGTTAATGATTTTCTCCACAGTGTTATTGTGATTGAAAGAGATTGAAGAAATGTTGCTAATCATTCAGAATGACCAATTTATATTTATGGGATTTTGGGTTCAATTCTTGTAGCGATTGGGATTGGAATTAGTTGAAAATATGGCGGCTCAACTGGCGGAACCGACTTTATTGTGTACTACTTTTCAACCAAAGCTAAAAAAGATATCAGCATCATTATGCGAATCGTAAGTTTTACATTGTTATTTATCTTCTTGAATTCGAGTTACTTTATTCAAAATTATTATTTCTTACCAAAAAAAGGTGTGCCATATTACGACGCTAACGGTGTTGTGCAATGATATGAAGGGGGCGTAACTTACCTTTCTTCATCGGCTATTACAACTATTATTTATGTATTTATTTTAACAACGGTTGTTGATTTGATTTATCCAAAATACAAAAAAGTTCAGTTGCAAATTTATACCGACAATCCACAAGATATTGTTAGATATTTTGATTATATTAATTATTGACACGCATATACAATTACCGAAGGAATTGGTGGATATACTAAAAAAACAAAATATATTGTTACTACTGTTGTCTTATTATTAGAAGCAAAACATCTGGTAAGAGACCTTAAAACAGTTTCGCCAAAACTTTGATTTAGTGTTTCGCCAGTACGAAATACTGAAGGACTTTTTAACACAAACAAGATTGATTAG
- the hisS gene encoding histidine--tRNA ligase, protein MQKLKGMKDWFGYDAKLLQIVRNKLTNLLTNFNYSYVEFPIMEEIELFKRSSGEESDIVNKEMYEFNSKSGKKIALRPEGTAPFIRMFEENKLINIDRFNKYWYFGSMFRYEQPQKGRYRQFIQAGIENISNIDAYTDAETITLANNFLKSLKINEYDLLINNIGTIKERETYAKELKKYLEKYKDKLEKESLSRLEKNVLRILDDKNEQVKDFIKNCPKIDKYLSKESREYFEKIKTILTKNNISFRVDFNLVRGLDYYENLVFEFVSTSKSLGAQSTILAGGRYKNFLNTKTFESAIGWAAGIERLIEILKFNNYPIDDQLDNLVFILNEDEIDEAYIIANQLRKTEKCEVINKVIKINKMFKMASAIKPKNIIFKELQNGIKTWIQKDQENGKINKICWKNKEK, encoded by the coding sequence ATGCAAAAACTTAAAGGAATGAAGGATTGATTTGGTTACGACGCCAAACTTTTACAAATAGTAAGAAATAAACTTACTAATCTTTTAACTAATTTTAATTACTCTTATGTTGAATTTCCTATTATGGAAGAGATCGAGCTTTTCAAACGTTCTTCAGGCGAAGAAAGTGACATTGTTAACAAAGAAATGTACGAATTTAATTCCAAATCAGGAAAAAAAATAGCACTTCGCCCCGAAGGAACCGCACCTTTTATTCGAATGTTTGAAGAAAATAAATTAATTAACATCGATCGCTTTAACAAATATTGATATTTTGGTAGTATGTTTCGTTATGAACAACCACAAAAAGGACGCTATCGCCAGTTCATTCAAGCGGGAATTGAAAATATATCAAACATTGATGCTTATACGGATGCAGAAACAATCACGCTTGCAAACAATTTTTTGAAAAGTTTAAAAATTAACGAATACGACCTTTTAATTAATAATATTGGAACGATTAAAGAACGCGAAACATACGCCAAAGAACTTAAAAAGTATCTTGAAAAATATAAAGATAAATTAGAGAAAGAATCTCTTTCACGACTTGAAAAGAATGTTTTAAGAATTCTTGATGATAAAAATGAACAGGTTAAGGATTTTATTAAAAACTGTCCCAAAATTGATAAATATTTATCAAAAGAATCAAGAGAATATTTTGAAAAAATAAAAACAATTTTAACAAAAAATAACATTAGTTTTCGTGTTGATTTTAATCTTGTACGGGGATTAGATTATTATGAAAATCTTGTCTTTGAATTTGTCTCAACTTCGAAATCACTTGGAGCCCAATCAACAATTTTGGCTGGTGGTAGATATAAAAATTTCCTCAATACAAAAACCTTTGAAAGCGCTATTGGTTGAGCCGCAGGAATTGAACGTTTAATTGAAATTCTTAAGTTTAATAACTACCCTATCGATGACCAACTTGATAACCTTGTATTTATTCTAAACGAAGATGAAATTGATGAAGCGTATATTATTGCAAACCAATTAAGAAAAACAGAAAAATGTGAGGTAATTAACAAAGTAATTAAAATTAACAAAATGTTTAAAATGGCCTCAGCAATTAAACCAAAAAATATTATTTTTAAAGAATTGCAAAATGGCATAAAAACCTGAATTCAGAAAGATCAAGAAAACGGAAAAATCAATAAAATTTGTTGAAAAAATAAAGAAAAATAG